A window from Photobacterium atrarenae encodes these proteins:
- a CDS encoding NUDIX hydrolase has translation MKAHECVSFLLIEDGKLLLEKRAEDKATDPGLNAIPGGHIERGESQIQALFREVKEELDVTPKTYQFLCSLYHPTKELQLIHYYVVNAWEGALRSLEAETVEWYPVSAAPIDIRADQVALCEYQRVSRYL, from the coding sequence ATGAAAGCACATGAATGTGTGTCTTTTCTGCTCATTGAAGATGGCAAGCTCTTGCTGGAGAAACGCGCAGAAGATAAAGCAACTGATCCGGGGCTGAACGCCATTCCCGGTGGTCACATTGAGAGGGGTGAAAGTCAAATTCAAGCGTTGTTCCGGGAAGTGAAAGAGGAGCTGGATGTCACCCCAAAAACCTACCAGTTCTTGTGTTCGCTGTACCATCCGACCAAAGAATTACAGCTCATTCATTACTATGTGGTGAATGCTTGGGAAGGGGCGTTGCGCTCGCTGGAAGCCGAAACGGTTGAGTGGTATCCAGTCTCGGCAGCACCGATTGATATTCGGGCTGATCAAGTCGCTTTATGTGAGTATCAAAGGGTCAGTCGCTACTTGTAA
- a CDS encoding metal-dependent hydrolase family protein, which yields MNLCIKLLLLSLALSLSSAFAGDKPLKILITNVHIFDGVSEERLMNSNVLIEDHLIKQISNQPILVDDAIQIDGKARTLIPGLIDMHWHSAYASIPMNVGLTSDHAYHLLIGAKSNEKALLRGFTTVRDVGGNVFSLAKLTDTGVYDGPRIFPSGPAISQTSGHTDFRPSTAVPADLDAPLVYMERIGHVIVADGVPEVLKRTREALRMGATQIKINSGGGVSSSFDPLDVTQFTIEETKAAVDAAKDWNTYVATHTFTDAATRRAVEAGVLSIEHGHLLSEETLRLMKEKGAYLSMQPILDDEDAIPFPEGSFSRMKYIAVTKGTDRVYQLAKKIGVKTVFGTDTLFDPELAEKQGKQLAKLARWYTPVEVLRQATSTAGELLARSGPRNPYPEGPLGVIKQGAYADLILVDGNPLENIDLVANPQENFDLIMKNGKIYKNELN from the coding sequence ATGAATCTATGTATAAAGTTACTGTTATTGTCGCTCGCTCTTAGCTTGTCATCAGCGTTTGCTGGTGACAAGCCATTAAAAATACTGATCACGAATGTTCACATTTTTGATGGCGTGAGTGAAGAGCGTTTAATGAATTCCAATGTTCTGATCGAAGATCATTTGATTAAACAAATTTCGAATCAACCTATTCTTGTCGATGATGCAATACAAATTGATGGTAAGGCGCGAACTTTAATTCCAGGGCTGATTGATATGCATTGGCACTCGGCATATGCCAGTATACCGATGAATGTCGGTCTTACGTCTGATCATGCCTATCATTTGCTGATTGGTGCGAAAAGTAATGAAAAAGCACTCCTACGTGGTTTCACGACTGTTCGGGATGTTGGCGGTAATGTTTTTTCCTTAGCCAAGCTCACTGATACCGGGGTCTATGATGGTCCTCGAATCTTTCCTTCAGGGCCGGCAATCAGCCAAACATCAGGACACACTGATTTTCGGCCATCAACCGCCGTCCCTGCCGATCTCGATGCCCCGTTGGTTTACATGGAAAGAATCGGCCACGTCATTGTTGCTGATGGTGTACCGGAAGTGCTGAAGCGAACCCGGGAAGCACTTCGGATGGGAGCAACGCAAATCAAAATTAACTCAGGCGGTGGGGTTTCTTCCTCCTTTGATCCGCTTGACGTTACGCAGTTCACCATTGAGGAAACGAAAGCTGCGGTCGATGCTGCAAAAGATTGGAATACTTATGTGGCAACCCATACTTTCACCGATGCTGCAACGAGACGTGCGGTTGAGGCTGGCGTATTAAGTATTGAGCATGGCCATTTACTCAGTGAAGAAACGTTGCGTTTGATGAAGGAGAAAGGCGCTTATTTGAGCATGCAGCCCATATTGGATGATGAAGATGCGATCCCATTTCCTGAAGGCTCATTCAGTCGTATGAAGTATATCGCGGTGACCAAAGGGACTGATAGGGTGTATCAGCTGGCGAAAAAGATTGGTGTCAAAACCGTTTTCGGTACTGATACGCTGTTCGATCCAGAACTTGCTGAGAAACAAGGAAAACAACTGGCCAAATTAGCGCGATGGTATACGCCGGTAGAAGTATTACGACAAGCAACCTCAACCGCCGGAGAGCTATTGGCACGATCTGGTCCGCGAAATCCTTATCCTGAAGGCCCGCTTGGTGTTATCAAGCAAGGGGCGTATGCCGACTTAATTCTTGTCGATGGAAATCCGCTGGAAAATATTGACTTGGTCGCCAATCCGCAGGAAAACTTCGATTTGATCATGAAGAATGGCAAGATTTATAAGAATGAACTGAATTAG
- a CDS encoding GNAT family N-acetyltransferase — protein sequence MQGYEISTAQDDFDFEVIYQVISHSYWASGIPRETLAKAISNSLCFGVFDEADQQVGFARLITDKATFAYLADVFIVESHQGQGLSKWLIEHIVAHPELQGLRRMVLATRDAHGLYAQFGFKAIENPEIFMQIWQPDVYRDE from the coding sequence GTGCAAGGATATGAAATCAGCACAGCCCAAGATGACTTTGATTTTGAAGTGATCTATCAAGTGATCTCACACAGCTACTGGGCGAGTGGGATCCCCCGGGAGACCCTCGCCAAGGCGATTTCCAATTCACTTTGCTTTGGTGTCTTTGACGAAGCGGATCAGCAAGTCGGTTTCGCCCGCCTGATCACGGACAAAGCTACTTTTGCTTACCTGGCTGATGTGTTCATCGTTGAATCGCATCAAGGTCAGGGGTTAAGTAAATGGCTTATTGAGCACATTGTTGCTCATCCTGAGCTTCAAGGATTACGCCGTATGGTTTTAGCGACACGGGATGCGCATGGGCTGTATGCACAGTTTGGTTTTAAAGCCATCGAAAACCCGGAAATTTTCATGCAAATCTGGCAACCGGATGTGTATCGGGATGAATGA
- a CDS encoding DUF2058 domain-containing protein — protein MAKLTLQEQLQQAGLISKSKLEKAKKRPKKSRVQAREVKAAIEEKKRQQQAHDKALSEQQNELRLTKEIQAQIKMLINMNKIDLGDGDIKYNFTDGTLVKSLYMTGAVREQLIKGVLAIARDEDRYVVIPSTVANKIKIAQRDPESIIDQKAPESDVIAEDDPYADFVVPDDLMW, from the coding sequence ATGGCAAAACTGACACTCCAAGAGCAGTTACAACAAGCTGGCCTTATCAGCAAAAGTAAACTGGAAAAAGCCAAGAAACGCCCTAAAAAATCACGCGTTCAAGCCCGTGAAGTCAAAGCGGCGATTGAAGAGAAGAAGCGCCAACAACAAGCGCATGATAAAGCGTTAAGCGAACAACAGAATGAACTGCGCCTAACGAAGGAAATTCAGGCTCAAATCAAGATGTTAATTAACATGAACAAGATTGATTTGGGTGATGGCGACATCAAGTACAACTTCACTGACGGGACGCTTGTAAAATCGCTGTATATGACCGGCGCCGTTCGGGAGCAGCTGATCAAAGGCGTGCTGGCCATTGCGCGCGATGAAGACCGCTATGTCGTCATCCCAAGCACAGTTGCAAACAAAATTAAAATTGCGCAGCGAGATCCCGAGTCCATCATCGACCAGAAAGCACCGGAATCAGACGTTATTGCTGAAGACGATCCTTATGCTGATTTCGTCGTTCCAGACGATCTCATGTGGTAA
- a CDS encoding methyl-accepting chemotaxis protein — translation MNLSNFSFKQKIVVLLALPVLAFLFLSGSSMSHSVSTTREMASLNQLIRLSVSYSELVHELQKERGMTAGYLGSNGSQFGDELRSQQQATDTKRKQRINDWQSADIDLRNIQQLNDAIDQGLHEIDTIRRRVEMQSISLSDALAYYTRLNHQLLSVSGLIAEFSTNSAITKETVAYYNFLQGKERAGIERAVLSNTFSKDAFATGMLVKFIALVTEQETYFDNFYVLTNDTNKQYFSQQLNDKSVHEVNQLRDLAKAQSGQFDVDPVYWFAQATKRIGQLKKIENKVAASLIKLTEEKLQAAQTSMTANIIIFLLTVLTVTVVSYFVIKDLSARVNDLTSVMAKVREGNDLTVRAHYIDKSELGVISASLNATLAQFSQVIDNLSNSSMTLASAAEETSQTCQYNSTSMVEQQEQIGLIATAIEELSTTVNEVAGKTQQTSESAKLADEQTLNGLRTVQHSYQSIESLAAEIDGLAEKITHLHDSSNNIHNVVDVINSVADQTNLLALNAAIEAARAGDQGRGFAVVADEVRKLAQRTQESTAEIEGFINSLQSDVESAFHLIENNQGKAMAAVQDSRNVEQTLEGISESVSNIFSMTEQIATATEEQAVVTQEIAKNIMTVEDKSTESTTGAAQIASTAREQAELATTLRKLANTFKI, via the coding sequence ATGAATCTGTCTAACTTCTCCTTCAAGCAAAAAATCGTTGTTTTGCTCGCTTTGCCTGTCCTCGCTTTTCTCTTTCTAAGCGGGTCTTCAATGTCTCATAGTGTGTCGACGACCCGTGAGATGGCTTCTCTGAATCAACTGATTAGACTGTCTGTTTCATATAGTGAGCTTGTTCATGAATTACAAAAAGAACGAGGTATGACTGCCGGTTATCTTGGTTCTAATGGCAGTCAGTTTGGCGACGAACTCAGATCTCAGCAACAAGCCACGGATACCAAACGAAAGCAACGCATTAATGACTGGCAATCTGCTGACATTGACCTGCGTAATATACAGCAGCTCAATGACGCCATTGATCAGGGCCTGCATGAGATTGACACGATTCGCCGTCGGGTTGAAATGCAATCGATCTCACTTTCAGATGCGCTTGCTTACTACACCCGGCTCAATCATCAACTGCTCAGCGTCTCTGGCCTGATTGCTGAGTTCAGTACAAACTCGGCCATCACGAAAGAAACGGTTGCTTACTACAATTTCCTTCAGGGGAAGGAGCGGGCGGGCATCGAGCGTGCTGTTCTCAGTAATACTTTCTCAAAGGATGCATTTGCAACAGGGATGCTAGTGAAGTTTATTGCTTTAGTGACGGAGCAGGAGACCTATTTCGATAATTTTTATGTACTGACGAATGACACCAACAAGCAGTATTTTTCGCAGCAGCTGAATGACAAGTCTGTTCATGAAGTCAATCAGCTTCGAGATCTGGCCAAGGCGCAGTCAGGCCAATTTGATGTTGATCCTGTTTACTGGTTTGCGCAAGCAACGAAACGGATTGGACAGCTGAAAAAGATTGAAAATAAAGTCGCGGCTTCCCTGATCAAGCTGACTGAGGAAAAACTTCAGGCCGCTCAAACTTCAATGACTGCCAATATCATCATTTTCCTGTTGACAGTGCTAACCGTGACGGTTGTAAGTTATTTTGTCATTAAAGACCTTTCTGCACGAGTCAATGACTTAACTTCCGTGATGGCCAAAGTTCGAGAAGGGAATGATTTGACGGTCCGTGCTCACTACATTGACAAGAGCGAACTGGGGGTGATCTCTGCATCATTAAACGCGACGTTGGCGCAGTTTTCCCAAGTCATCGATAATCTTTCAAACTCAAGCATGACCCTTGCCTCCGCAGCAGAAGAAACATCTCAGACATGTCAGTACAACTCAACGTCCATGGTTGAGCAGCAAGAGCAAATAGGGTTGATAGCCACGGCGATTGAGGAACTTTCGACTACCGTCAATGAAGTTGCCGGCAAAACGCAGCAAACGTCTGAATCTGCCAAATTGGCAGACGAACAGACTCTCAATGGATTAAGAACGGTGCAGCACTCTTATCAATCTATTGAAAGTTTGGCTGCAGAAATCGATGGCTTGGCAGAGAAAATTACCCACCTGCACGACAGTAGTAACAATATCCACAACGTGGTGGATGTGATTAACTCCGTCGCAGATCAAACGAATTTACTGGCTTTGAATGCTGCGATTGAAGCGGCTCGTGCCGGTGACCAAGGACGTGGTTTTGCTGTTGTTGCCGATGAAGTCAGAAAGCTTGCACAGCGCACACAAGAGTCAACCGCTGAAATTGAGGGCTTTATTAATTCGCTGCAATCCGATGTCGAGTCAGCATTTCATCTCATTGAGAATAACCAGGGGAAGGCCATGGCTGCTGTTCAAGATTCCAGAAATGTAGAGCAGACGCTTGAGGGAATTTCTGAATCTGTCAGCAATATCTTTAGTATGACAGAGCAGATTGCGACGGCGACTGAAGAGCAGGCCGTTGTGACTCAGGAGATTGCAAAAAACATTATGACAGTCGAAGATAAGTCGACTGAATCGACGACCGGGGCGGCTCAAATCGCTTCGACAGCAAGAGAGCAAGCCGAGCTGGCAACAACCCTGAGAAAACTGGCCAATACTTTTAAAATTTAG